One part of the Brevundimonas sp. NIBR11 genome encodes these proteins:
- a CDS encoding ABC transporter ATP-binding protein encodes MTSPVPSVPQGDAASRPLVGRIWRDYLSGRKTALILSLVCAAVAGIANATILQMLQPAIDGMFQSKPVTVGGFFVVQPEQALLAIPAVIVGIALIWTMAALGQAALVNRIGHGIVGDIQVRLFGAMIRADLARLRSQHSGAFVSSVLFDANLVREAFTNGVVNYTQHGLTLIAVILYMAWSDWKLTAIVLLGAPLIAYVIRRFGKRMRKATTGAMVETENLSTALMENLDGVRLIKIENREAAEQDRVAEVIDRRQRHVIKSADSRAFAGPFSNLVAMLIVAAVMAYAGWQARQGEMTVGAFAAYVGLLMSAGQSLRQVTNLQTVMAEGLTAARRLFASLDIAPEIREAAAPQPLPPGPATVVFDDVTFSYGSAPTITDVSLTVKPGETVALVGPSGGGKSTLLSLLPRFYDVTAGKLTINGTDLRELSLSDLRARIALVTQEPFLFDDTIAANIAYARPDATPEQIAEAARSAAAHDFIIALPDGYQTRAGEGGMRLSGGQRQRIAIARAFLKDAPILLLDEATSALDTESETLVQAALERLMAGRSTLMIAHRLSTVRHATRIVVLEAGRIVETGTHSALVEKGDLYARLAKQQSLDGTPPFATVA; translated from the coding sequence ATGACTTCGCCCGTCCCGTCAGTCCCGCAAGGAGACGCCGCCTCGCGTCCCCTGGTCGGCCGCATCTGGCGCGACTATCTGTCGGGCCGGAAGACGGCCTTGATTCTGTCGCTGGTCTGCGCGGCCGTCGCCGGCATCGCCAACGCCACCATCCTGCAGATGCTGCAGCCGGCCATCGACGGCATGTTCCAGTCGAAGCCCGTCACCGTGGGCGGCTTTTTCGTCGTTCAGCCCGAGCAAGCCTTGCTGGCCATTCCCGCCGTCATCGTCGGCATCGCCCTGATCTGGACCATGGCTGCGCTCGGTCAGGCGGCGCTCGTCAACCGCATCGGTCACGGCATCGTCGGGGACATCCAGGTTCGGCTGTTCGGCGCCATGATCCGCGCGGATCTCGCCCGCCTGCGCAGCCAGCATTCCGGCGCCTTCGTCTCATCCGTCCTGTTCGACGCCAACCTCGTGCGCGAGGCCTTCACCAACGGCGTCGTCAACTACACCCAGCACGGCCTGACCCTGATCGCGGTCATCCTCTACATGGCCTGGTCGGACTGGAAGTTGACGGCCATCGTCCTGCTCGGCGCGCCCCTGATCGCCTACGTCATCCGCCGCTTCGGCAAACGGATGAGGAAGGCCACGACCGGCGCCATGGTCGAGACCGAGAACCTCTCCACCGCCCTGATGGAGAACCTGGACGGCGTCCGCCTGATCAAGATCGAGAACCGCGAGGCCGCCGAACAGGACCGAGTCGCCGAGGTCATCGACCGCCGCCAGCGCCACGTCATCAAGTCCGCCGACAGCCGCGCCTTCGCCGGCCCCTTCTCCAACCTGGTCGCGATGCTGATCGTCGCGGCCGTCATGGCCTATGCGGGCTGGCAGGCGCGTCAGGGCGAGATGACGGTCGGCGCCTTCGCGGCCTACGTGGGCCTGCTGATGTCGGCCGGTCAGTCGCTGCGTCAGGTGACCAATCTCCAGACCGTCATGGCCGAGGGCCTGACCGCCGCGCGCCGTCTGTTCGCCTCGCTCGACATCGCGCCTGAAATCCGCGAGGCCGCCGCGCCGCAGCCCCTACCGCCCGGTCCGGCGACGGTTGTCTTCGACGACGTGACCTTCAGCTATGGTTCGGCGCCGACGATCACCGACGTCTCCCTGACCGTGAAGCCCGGCGAGACGGTCGCCTTGGTCGGTCCGTCCGGCGGCGGCAAGTCGACCCTGCTCAGCCTTTTGCCGCGTTTCTACGACGTGACCGCGGGCAAGCTGACGATCAACGGAACGGATCTGCGCGAGCTCTCGCTGTCCGACCTCCGAGCCCGCATCGCCCTGGTGACGCAGGAGCCCTTCCTTTTCGACGACACCATCGCCGCCAACATCGCTTACGCCCGGCCTGATGCGACGCCCGAACAGATTGCCGAGGCCGCCCGGTCCGCCGCCGCCCACGACTTCATCATCGCCCTGCCCGACGGCTACCAGACGCGCGCGGGCGAAGGCGGCATGCGTCTGTCGGGCGGCCAGCGTCAGCGCATCGCCATCGCCCGCGCCTTCCTCAAGGACGCCCCGATCCTGCTGCTGGACGAGGCGACCTCGGCGCTCGATACCGAGAGCGAGACCCTGGTCCAGGCTGCGCTCGAGCGTCTGATGGCCGGGCGTTCGACGTTGATGATCGCCCACCGCCTGTCCACGGTCCGTCACGCCACCCGCATCGTCGTGCTGGAGGCCGGCCGGATCGTCGAAACCGGGACCCACTCGGCCCTGGTCGAGAAGGGCGATCTCTATGCCCGGCTGGCCAAGCAGCAGTCGCTGGACGGAACGCCGCCCTTCGCCACGGTCGCCTGA
- a CDS encoding murein L,D-transpeptidase catalytic domain-containing protein: MILGGSAMLAGCATAPAAVETPIVLAAAPPPPPLPRIPQIAPPPLDPQRLVRPELMSRAMAALDVHSHRITLRDRMYLVDFQKFSGDARLYEVDLIGGRVQAFRTCHGRGSDPQHSGFARQFSNTPESYMSSVGAYATAGAGWGAQQGPNVLLDGLEYSNNMARDRAIIVHGADYADPEFLAREGKLGRSYGCFSTAHTDLPMLRERMGEGRLLFASA, from the coding sequence ATGATTCTGGGTGGTTCGGCGATGCTCGCCGGCTGCGCCACCGCACCGGCCGCCGTCGAGACGCCGATCGTGCTGGCGGCCGCGCCGCCGCCCCCGCCCCTGCCGCGCATCCCCCAGATCGCGCCCCCGCCGCTGGATCCCCAGCGCCTGGTCCGTCCGGAACTCATGAGCCGCGCCATGGCGGCCCTGGACGTGCACAGCCACCGCATCACCCTGCGTGATCGAATGTATCTGGTCGATTTCCAAAAATTCTCGGGCGATGCTCGCCTTTACGAAGTCGATCTGATCGGCGGCCGGGTTCAGGCCTTCCGCACCTGCCACGGCCGCGGATCGGATCCCCAGCACTCGGGCTTCGCCCGCCAGTTCTCCAACACCCCGGAAAGCTACATGTCGTCGGTCGGCGCCTACGCCACCGCGGGCGCCGGCTGGGGCGCGCAACAGGGGCCAAACGTCCTGCTCGATGGGCTGGAATACTCCAACAACATGGCCCGCGACCGGGCCATCATCGTCCACGGCGCCGACTATGCCGACCCGGAGTTCCTGGCTCGCGAAGGAAAGCTGGGCCGCAGCTACGGCTGCTTCTCCACCGCCCACACCGATCTGCCGATGCTGCGCGAGCGCATGGGCGAGGGCCGCCTGCTGTTCGCCTCCGCGTAA
- the purD gene encoding phosphoribosylamine--glycine ligase, with amino-acid sequence MDILLVGSGGREHALAWKMRQSPLVDRLFCAPGNPGIAKVAECVPDVKADDAEGLARLARELKVGLVVVGPEIALGAGLADLLNAAGIPCFGPSAKAAQLETSKAFSKAFLERNEIPTAHYGVYDRVKDAKEALSVFKPPYVIKADGLAAGKGVAISPDRRDAEAEIERMLGGRFGSAGSRVVIEEFMEGEEGSLFALCDGKRAVLFGGAQDHKRAFDGDLGPNTGGMGAYSPAPVFDQELVLQADRRIVQPTLKAMAGEGAPYRGVLYAGLMATADGPKVVEFNARFGDPECQVLMMRMAGDIVPYLLACARGDVSRLPEPEFKPQTVICVVMAAKGYPDSPLTGSIIRGADQDFGPHVQVFHAGTDRREDGALVATGGRVLSVCAEGDDIAEARERAYAAVRKIDWPGGFNRTDIGWRALERE; translated from the coding sequence ATGGATATCCTGCTGGTCGGATCGGGAGGGCGCGAACACGCCCTGGCCTGGAAAATGCGGCAATCGCCGTTAGTCGATCGGCTGTTCTGCGCACCCGGAAATCCCGGCATCGCCAAGGTCGCGGAGTGCGTGCCCGACGTGAAGGCCGACGACGCCGAGGGACTGGCCCGGCTGGCGCGGGAACTGAAGGTCGGCCTTGTCGTCGTAGGCCCAGAGATCGCTCTGGGGGCAGGCCTGGCGGATCTGCTGAACGCGGCCGGCATCCCCTGCTTCGGTCCCAGCGCCAAGGCGGCGCAGCTGGAGACCTCAAAGGCCTTCTCGAAGGCCTTCCTGGAGCGGAATGAAATCCCGACCGCCCACTACGGCGTCTACGACCGGGTCAAGGACGCCAAGGAGGCCCTGTCGGTCTTCAAGCCGCCCTATGTGATCAAGGCGGACGGTCTGGCCGCCGGCAAGGGGGTGGCGATCAGCCCCGACCGCCGCGACGCCGAGGCCGAGATCGAGCGAATGCTGGGCGGTCGGTTCGGCTCGGCCGGGTCGCGGGTCGTGATCGAGGAGTTCATGGAGGGCGAAGAGGGCTCCCTGTTCGCCCTATGCGACGGCAAGCGCGCCGTCCTGTTCGGCGGGGCGCAGGACCACAAACGGGCTTTCGACGGCGATCTAGGGCCCAATACGGGCGGCATGGGCGCCTATTCGCCCGCGCCGGTGTTCGATCAGGAACTGGTGCTGCAGGCCGACCGTCGCATCGTCCAGCCGACCCTGAAGGCCATGGCGGGGGAAGGCGCGCCCTATCGCGGCGTGCTCTACGCCGGGCTCATGGCGACGGCGGACGGCCCGAAGGTGGTGGAGTTCAACGCCCGCTTCGGCGATCCGGAATGCCAGGTCCTGATGATGCGGATGGCGGGGGACATCGTGCCCTATTTGCTGGCCTGCGCGCGTGGGGACGTGTCGCGCCTGCCGGAGCCGGAGTTCAAGCCGCAGACGGTGATCTGCGTGGTCATGGCGGCCAAGGGCTATCCCGACAGCCCGCTGACCGGCTCGATCATCCGGGGCGCGGATCAGGATTTCGGCCCCCACGTGCAGGTCTTCCACGCCGGCACGGACCGTCGCGAGGACGGGGCCCTGGTCGCGACCGGCGGTCGGGTTCTGAGCGTCTGCGCCGAGGGCGACGACATCGCCGAAGCGCGCGAGCGGGCCTATGCGGCGGTCCGCAAGATCGACTGGCCTGGAGGCTTCAACCGCACCGACATCGGCTGGCGCGCGCTGGAGCGGGAATAG
- the xseA gene encoding exodeoxyribonuclease VII large subunit — MTDDYVFAGPADAEPAPARDNNPPLSISELSFALKRTLEDRFGHVRLRGEVSKVNRHASGHIYLTLKDDKSAIDGVVWKGSVRGLGVQPETGLEVIVTGKITSYPARSSYQIVIESMEAAGAGALLAQLERLKVKLNGEGLFEPARKKPIPFYPRTIGVITSPTGAVIRDILHRIAERWPCRVIVWPVVVQGDAACGQVGNAIRGFDAMRSDGPIPRPELLIVARGGGSVEDLWCFNDEGLARTVAAASIPIISAVGHETDTTLIDFVSDRRAPTPTGAAELATPVLADLRAFVTDLERRLDRAGARLLEDRRVRLRSVARGLPARPEELVALAQQRLDHASSRLASGLNRNTELHHRRLVTASGSFSPALLDRALEQRTARLEGQSARLMAALAANAAVHERRLLRVAGRLSLDPIHRRLDQRASRLEGIDARLSRPIPQSLERAETRLAALARALATLDPKRPKPGFARIDDESGAMVSSAAALAPGQAVTLVFPDGSKGARIEGEAPVRPRPVAKPRAAPEGQGDLF; from the coding sequence ATGACCGACGACTACGTTTTCGCAGGCCCTGCCGACGCCGAACCCGCTCCGGCCCGTGACAACAACCCGCCCCTGTCGATCTCGGAGCTCTCGTTCGCCCTGAAGCGCACGCTTGAGGACCGATTTGGCCATGTCCGCCTGCGGGGCGAGGTGTCGAAGGTCAATCGCCACGCATCCGGCCACATCTATCTGACGCTGAAGGACGACAAGTCCGCCATCGACGGCGTGGTTTGGAAGGGATCAGTCCGCGGCCTCGGCGTCCAGCCGGAGACGGGCCTGGAAGTCATCGTCACCGGTAAGATAACCTCCTATCCGGCCCGCTCGTCGTACCAGATCGTGATCGAATCGATGGAGGCGGCCGGCGCCGGCGCGCTGCTCGCCCAACTCGAACGGCTGAAGGTCAAGTTGAACGGCGAGGGCCTGTTCGAGCCGGCGCGCAAGAAACCGATCCCCTTCTACCCCCGCACGATCGGGGTCATCACCAGCCCGACCGGCGCGGTGATCCGCGACATCCTGCATCGGATCGCCGAACGCTGGCCCTGCCGCGTCATCGTCTGGCCGGTGGTGGTCCAGGGCGACGCCGCCTGCGGTCAGGTCGGAAACGCGATTCGCGGCTTCGACGCCATGCGATCCGATGGTCCCATCCCCCGTCCCGAGCTCCTGATCGTGGCGCGCGGCGGCGGATCCGTCGAGGACCTCTGGTGCTTCAACGACGAGGGTCTGGCCCGCACCGTCGCGGCGGCCTCCATCCCGATCATCTCGGCCGTGGGGCACGAGACCGACACCACCCTGATCGACTTCGTCTCGGACCGCCGCGCCCCCACCCCGACCGGCGCCGCAGAACTGGCCACGCCGGTGCTGGCCGACCTGCGCGCCTTCGTCACCGATCTGGAGCGGCGTCTGGACCGCGCGGGGGCTCGCCTGCTGGAGGACCGTCGCGTCCGCCTGCGCTCCGTCGCGCGGGGCCTGCCCGCCCGACCAGAGGAACTGGTCGCCCTCGCCCAGCAGCGGCTCGACCATGCCTCCAGCCGCCTCGCCTCGGGCCTGAACCGCAACACCGAACTGCATCACCGCCGGCTCGTCACGGCGAGCGGCAGCTTCTCACCCGCTCTGCTGGACCGCGCCCTCGAACAGCGCACAGCTCGCCTCGAAGGCCAGTCCGCCCGCCTCATGGCGGCGCTGGCCGCGAACGCGGCGGTGCACGAGCGTCGCCTGCTGAGGGTCGCCGGTCGCCTTTCGCTGGACCCGATCCACCGCCGTCTCGACCAGCGCGCATCCCGGCTGGAGGGAATCGACGCCCGCCTGTCCCGCCCGATCCCCCAGTCGTTGGAACGCGCGGAGACCCGCCTTGCCGCCCTCGCCCGCGCGTTGGCCACCCTCGACCCGAAGCGGCCCAAGCCCGGCTTCGCCCGCATCGACGACGAGTCCGGCGCCATGGTGTCGTCCGCCGCCGCTCTGGCGCCGGGACAGGCAGTGACCCTGGTCTTCCCCGATGGCTCGAAGGGCGCACGCATCGAGGGCGAGGCGCCCGTGCGGCCCAGGCCGGTCGCCAAACCTAGGGCGGCGCCGGAGGGACAGGGCGATCTCTTCTGA
- a CDS encoding sulfur transferase domain-containing protein, with translation MTRFDVSTEAGRRAAQRDFFWNDHAFLRLAFSNAHWLGPDLVRTNQPSPRQLEGWAKRGIRTVINLRGERDEGYYWLEKAACERLGLTLIDAPLDSRDPPEKARVRRARDLFGSIEYPVLIHCKSGADRAGLMAVFYRHFHLGEPISEAMRELSKKYLHSREGLTGVLDHFLETYVEKVEPTGVGFMEWVESDAYDPEAMRKEFRTNWWGTLLTEKLLRRE, from the coding sequence ATGACGCGTTTCGATGTGAGCACGGAGGCCGGGCGGCGCGCGGCCCAGCGGGACTTCTTCTGGAACGACCATGCGTTTCTGCGTCTGGCGTTCTCGAACGCCCACTGGCTGGGCCCCGATCTGGTGCGCACCAACCAGCCGTCGCCGCGCCAGTTGGAGGGCTGGGCGAAGCGGGGGATAAGGACTGTCATCAACCTGCGCGGCGAGCGGGACGAGGGTTATTACTGGCTTGAAAAGGCGGCCTGCGAGCGGCTGGGCCTGACGCTGATCGACGCTCCGCTCGATTCGCGGGATCCGCCGGAGAAGGCGCGCGTGCGCCGGGCGCGGGATCTGTTTGGCTCAATCGAATATCCGGTCCTGATCCACTGCAAGTCCGGCGCGGACCGGGCCGGGCTGATGGCGGTCTTCTATCGCCACTTCCATCTCGGGGAGCCGATCTCCGAGGCTATGCGCGAGCTGTCGAAGAAATACCTTCACAGCCGCGAGGGGCTGACCGGCGTGCTGGACCACTTCCTGGAAACTTACGTCGAGAAGGTCGAGCCGACCGGCGTGGGCTTCATGGAGTGGGTCGAAAGCGACGCCTACGATCCTGAGGCGATGCGTAAGGAGTTCCGCACCAACTGGTGGGGGACCCTGCTGACCGAGAAGTTGCTCAGGCGCGAATAG
- a CDS encoding lysophospholipid acyltransferase family protein: MRPLRNPVIQSILSSILAAWMKFCFATIRWSYEGREHAERVWTDGGGVICAFWHSRIGLSPACWDLTRAQPAKALISLSPDGQFIAKAVALQGFPAVRGSSANKDKADAAKGGSRALRDGLKQLKIGALAITPDGPRGPVRVMAEGMPLMARMSGAPVLFIGMSCKPAVRLNSWDRALLPLPFGRGAIVYDLRRYPDGVDLADVTGTWTELLTAVEARADAITGLARL; encoded by the coding sequence GTGAGGCCTCTCCGCAACCCGGTCATCCAGTCCATCCTGTCATCGATCCTCGCCGCCTGGATGAAGTTCTGCTTCGCCACCATCCGCTGGTCCTACGAGGGGCGCGAACATGCCGAACGGGTCTGGACCGACGGCGGCGGGGTCATTTGCGCCTTCTGGCACTCGCGCATCGGCCTCAGTCCGGCCTGTTGGGACCTCACGCGAGCCCAGCCCGCCAAGGCGCTGATTTCGCTCAGCCCGGACGGCCAGTTCATCGCCAAGGCCGTGGCTCTCCAGGGCTTCCCCGCCGTGCGCGGATCCTCGGCCAACAAGGACAAGGCCGATGCAGCCAAGGGCGGCTCCCGCGCGCTCCGCGACGGCCTGAAACAGCTGAAGATCGGCGCCCTGGCCATCACCCCCGACGGCCCGCGCGGTCCTGTGCGCGTCATGGCCGAGGGCATGCCCCTGATGGCGCGGATGTCTGGCGCGCCTGTCCTGTTCATCGGCATGAGCTGCAAGCCGGCCGTGCGCCTCAACAGCTGGGATCGGGCGCTGCTGCCCCTGCCCTTCGGCCGGGGCGCCATCGTCTATGATCTGAGACGATACCCGGACGGCGTCGACCTCGCCGACGTCACCGGGACCTGGACCGAGTTGCTGACCGCCGTTGAGGCGCGCGCCGATGCGATCACGGGGCTGGCGCGGCTGTGA
- a CDS encoding 3-deoxy-D-manno-octulosonic acid transferase yields the protein MTLSLTLYRWLTRALEPLAPRLLDARVKQGKEDPVRVDERLGVAGVARPEGEVVWLHGVSVGETLSLLPLVERFVKARPDLTVLVTSGTVTSAELLARRLPPGVLHQFAPVDTPGVVAAFLDHWRPSLGVFVESELWPNLIQAARDRKTPLALVSARITEKTAQGWARFPASARKLLDSFDCVMPQDIVSADRLQAMGGRIDGLVNLKLSGVALPHDAAAFTALSAAIGDRPVVVAASTHEGEEIAIVRALDHLTERLCLILVPRHPERGAEIATALTRDGYRFALRSRGAQPNADTDLYVADTLGELGLFLRLADVVVMGGSFGSFLGRDPWGGHNPLEPARLGKPAITGPDNANWQAVTADLVGSGGLAVVHSPGDLPGVVAPLLGDPVAARAMGERARRAAADVGAGLDRLWDALQPLLPPKAAR from the coding sequence GTGACCCTGTCGCTGACCCTCTATCGCTGGCTGACCCGCGCGCTGGAGCCCTTGGCTCCACGCCTGCTCGACGCCCGTGTGAAACAGGGCAAGGAGGATCCGGTCCGCGTCGACGAACGCCTGGGCGTCGCCGGGGTCGCGCGACCCGAGGGCGAAGTCGTGTGGCTGCACGGCGTCAGCGTCGGTGAGACCCTGTCGCTGCTGCCCCTAGTCGAGCGCTTCGTGAAGGCCCGCCCCGACCTGACCGTCCTCGTCACCTCCGGGACCGTGACCTCGGCCGAACTCCTGGCGCGCCGCTTGCCGCCCGGCGTCCTCCATCAGTTCGCGCCCGTGGACACGCCCGGCGTGGTCGCCGCCTTTCTGGACCACTGGCGACCGTCGCTCGGCGTCTTCGTCGAGTCCGAGCTTTGGCCCAACCTGATCCAGGCCGCCAGGGACCGGAAGACGCCGCTGGCCCTCGTCAGCGCCCGCATCACCGAGAAAACGGCTCAAGGCTGGGCTCGCTTCCCCGCGTCGGCCCGCAAACTGCTGGACTCGTTCGACTGCGTCATGCCTCAGGACATCGTCTCGGCCGACCGGCTCCAGGCAATGGGCGGACGCATCGACGGCCTGGTGAACCTCAAACTCTCTGGCGTCGCCCTGCCCCATGACGCCGCGGCCTTCACCGCCCTCAGCGCCGCCATCGGCGACCGGCCCGTCGTCGTCGCCGCAAGCACCCACGAGGGCGAGGAGATCGCCATCGTCCGCGCGCTGGATCACCTGACCGAGCGGCTCTGCCTGATCCTGGTCCCCCGCCATCCGGAACGCGGCGCCGAGATCGCCACCGCCCTGACCCGGGACGGATATCGCTTCGCCCTGCGCTCGCGCGGCGCCCAGCCGAACGCCGACACCGATCTCTACGTGGCCGACACCTTGGGAGAGCTGGGTCTGTTTCTGCGCTTGGCCGATGTCGTGGTCATGGGCGGATCGTTCGGCTCCTTCCTCGGCCGCGATCCTTGGGGCGGGCACAATCCGCTCGAGCCCGCCCGGCTCGGCAAGCCCGCCATCACAGGCCCGGACAACGCCAACTGGCAGGCGGTGACCGCCGATCTGGTCGGCTCCGGCGGCCTTGCGGTCGTCCATTCGCCCGGCGACCTGCCTGGCGTCGTCGCCCCCCTTCTGGGCGACCCCGTGGCCGCCCGCGCCATGGGCGAGCGCGCCCGCCGCGCCGCCGCCGATGTCGGGGCCGGTCTCGATCGCCTGTGGGACGCGCTCCAGCCGCTGTTGCCGCCGAAGGCCGCACGGTGA
- a CDS encoding DUF2093 domain-containing protein, with translation MTSAPSPATLHYGDGEFAVLKPGPFVLCAVSGKPIPLEILRYWSVEHQEPYFGPTEALSRMVDQ, from the coding sequence ATGACCTCCGCTCCCTCCCCCGCGACCCTCCATTACGGCGACGGCGAGTTCGCCGTGCTTAAGCCTGGCCCGTTCGTCCTGTGCGCCGTCTCCGGCAAACCCATCCCGCTGGAAATCCTCCGCTACTGGTCCGTCGAGCATCAGGAGCCCTATTTCGGCCCGACGGAAGCCCTCTCGCGGATGGTCGATCAGTGA
- the lpxK gene encoding tetraacyldisaccharide 4'-kinase produces the protein MRLGTPRWWYERNGRHGRVARTLLKPASWIWAGVTARRIARAAPVDVGIPVISIGNLTVGGSGKTPVAREVLRLLHQAGVEAHALSRGYGGKLNGPLRVDPAIHTAADVGDEPLMLSGDAPAWISVDRVAGAQAAVAAGARALVLDDAHQNPALRKTLSLIVVDGETRGGEWPFGDGSVFPSGPMREPLKAGLARADAVVVLLPGDAPPADPELLEEFGALPIFIARLEPAGPPPLGPQVGFAGIAKPWKVERSLIAAGCDLKDFVPFPDHAEYRAADLAFLVDRAAVFDAGLVTTEKDWVRLPAEWRTRVVSWPVAARFEAPAAFAAFLVQSLR, from the coding sequence GTGAGGCTCGGCACGCCCCGGTGGTGGTATGAGCGCAACGGTCGTCATGGTCGGGTCGCCCGCACCCTGCTGAAGCCGGCCTCGTGGATCTGGGCCGGCGTCACCGCACGCCGCATCGCCCGCGCCGCTCCGGTCGATGTGGGAATCCCCGTGATATCGATCGGCAACCTGACGGTCGGCGGCTCCGGCAAGACGCCCGTGGCGCGCGAGGTCCTGCGGCTGCTGCATCAAGCGGGCGTCGAGGCCCACGCCCTGTCGCGCGGATACGGCGGCAAGCTGAACGGCCCGCTCCGCGTCGATCCCGCCATCCACACCGCCGCAGATGTCGGCGACGAGCCTCTGATGCTCTCGGGCGATGCCCCCGCCTGGATCAGCGTCGACAGGGTCGCCGGAGCGCAAGCGGCCGTCGCGGCCGGGGCTCGGGCGCTGGTCCTCGACGACGCCCACCAGAATCCCGCCTTACGCAAGACGCTCAGCCTGATCGTCGTGGATGGCGAAACGCGGGGCGGCGAGTGGCCCTTCGGCGACGGATCGGTCTTCCCGTCCGGTCCGATGCGGGAGCCCCTGAAGGCCGGTCTCGCCCGCGCCGACGCCGTGGTGGTCCTGTTGCCCGGCGACGCCCCGCCCGCCGATCCGGAACTTCTGGAGGAGTTCGGCGCCCTGCCGATCTTCATCGCGCGACTGGAGCCCGCCGGTCCGCCGCCGCTCGGCCCCCAGGTCGGCTTCGCCGGCATCGCCAAGCCGTGGAAGGTCGAACGGTCGCTGATCGCCGCCGGCTGCGACCTGAAGGACTTCGTCCCCTTCCCGGACCACGCCGAGTACCGCGCGGCCGATCTCGCCTTCCTCGTCGATCGCGCCGCCGTCTTCGACGCGGGTCTGGTCACGACCGAAAAGGACTGGGTCCGCCTGCCTGCCGAATGGCGGACTCGCGTCGTTTCCTGGCCCGTCGCCGCGCGGTTTGAGGCCCCGGCGGCGTTCGCGGCCTTCCTGGTTCAGTCGTTGCGGTAG
- a CDS encoding amidohydrolase family protein, whose protein sequence is MKFVALAAAAVLALATPSQAQQGPALQAFPANGETTFVQAGRLLADPESGVVLRDKTLVIVGNQITEIRDGFVGEGPNVVDLRDSFVLPGLIDSHVHLTSQQNPNARIQVVTRDAADSAMVGAGYARLTLMAGFTTVADLGGDNDAVFALRDGIARGDVPGPRVIASGSAVSIHGGHGDINGYRDDIMHLLSSESVCSGPEDCMRAVRTQVRSGADIIKITATGGVLSNTAAGLAQQFTDAELAAIVEVAHRMGRQVTAHAHGVDGINAFLRAGGDSIEHGTYLDDESIRLFRREGVYLIPTLLAGDFVARVAASPTNFFTPAQTAKALEAGPKMLDMARRAHEGGVRIAFGTDTGVSAHGDNAQEFALLVRAGLTPLEAIQAATVVAAEHLRIADQAGLIAPGRNADIVAVAGDPLTDVTTLEHMAFVMKGGVVYRND, encoded by the coding sequence ATGAAGTTCGTCGCACTGGCCGCCGCAGCGGTACTCGCGCTCGCAACACCGTCGCAGGCGCAGCAGGGCCCGGCGCTACAGGCTTTTCCCGCGAACGGGGAAACGACGTTCGTTCAGGCGGGGCGGCTTCTGGCGGACCCCGAGAGCGGGGTCGTGTTGAGAGATAAAACTCTCGTGATCGTGGGGAACCAAATCACGGAAATCCGCGACGGCTTCGTCGGCGAAGGTCCGAATGTCGTCGATCTGCGCGATTCCTTCGTGCTGCCGGGACTGATCGACAGCCATGTCCACCTGACCTCGCAGCAGAACCCGAACGCGCGTATTCAGGTCGTCACGCGAGACGCGGCCGACAGCGCCATGGTCGGGGCCGGCTACGCGCGGCTGACCCTGATGGCCGGGTTCACGACCGTGGCGGATCTGGGCGGAGACAACGACGCGGTCTTCGCGCTTCGGGATGGAATCGCGCGGGGGGACGTGCCGGGACCGCGCGTCATTGCCTCGGGCTCGGCCGTGTCGATCCACGGTGGACATGGGGACATCAACGGCTATCGCGACGACATCATGCACCTGCTGTCGTCCGAGAGCGTCTGTTCGGGGCCGGAGGACTGCATGAGAGCGGTGCGGACCCAGGTCCGGTCCGGCGCGGACATCATCAAGATCACGGCCACCGGCGGGGTGCTGTCGAACACGGCCGCGGGTCTGGCACAGCAGTTCACGGACGCCGAACTGGCCGCCATCGTCGAGGTCGCCCATCGAATGGGACGCCAGGTCACGGCCCACGCCCATGGCGTCGACGGCATCAACGCCTTCCTGCGCGCGGGCGGCGACTCGATCGAGCACGGCACCTATCTGGACGACGAGTCGATCCGCCTGTTCCGGCGCGAGGGCGTCTATCTGATCCCGACCCTGCTGGCGGGCGACTTCGTCGCTCGAGTAGCGGCCAGTCCGACGAACTTCTTCACCCCCGCTCAGACGGCCAAGGCGCTGGAGGCCGGGCCGAAGATGCTCGACATGGCGCGGCGGGCACATGAGGGCGGAGTGCGGATCGCGTTCGGCACCGATACGGGCGTCTCAGCCCACGGCGACAACGCCCAAGAGTTCGCGTTGCTGGTTCGCGCGGGGCTGACGCCGCTGGAGGCGATTCAGGCGGCGACCGTGGTGGCGGCCGAGCATCTACGCATCGCGGACCAGGCCGGGTTGATCGCGCCGGGTCGGAACGCTGACATCGTGGCCGTCGCGGGCGATCCACTGACGGACGTCACGACGCTGGAGCATATGGCGTTCGTGATGAAGGGCGGGGTCGTCTACCGCAACGACTGA